From Erigeron canadensis isolate Cc75 chromosome 5, C_canadensis_v1, whole genome shotgun sequence:
ATCAAGGAAGACAGAATCCCAAAGGACGTGCATGGAATCGAGAAAGTCAAGGGAATTCTGGAGAAAGGAGACGAGTTCAGCACCCCTAAGTTAGAGGATCCAAGTAGTTTCGTTATACCATGTAAGATAGGAAATAAGATTAGTTGTGATTGTCTAGCCGACATAGGAGCTAGTATTAACCTGATGCCTTGGAGCATGAACACTAAGTTAAGTAACGTTGCACTAGATACCACCATGATGACTATTAAGTTAGCAGACCAGACCTTCCAACGTCGTTTGGGAAAGACCCAAGTAGTGATAGTTACCGTTGGAGACCTACATTTTCACGCAAAATTCGTAGTTATGAACATACCGGGAGATAAGAAGGTACCTATAATTTTAGGAAGACCTTTCCTTAACACAACCAAAGCAGTAATAGAAGTAGCTGAACGTAGTATTACCATAGGAAATGATAGGAGGAAGCTTAGCTTGACCATGGAAGGAGACCCAGATCTAGGTAAGGATGATATAGGAATTTGTGCTGAAGAAGTTGAATTAGTAGATGCAGAAAATAGAACAAATCAGGAAATTGAGGAAGTATTAGGAATAGGATCGCCAGATCATCCATGGGATTTAGGAGAGTTAGAAGAAGATGGGTTCGATGGGACCTTAGTGCAAACACCAAATAACCTCATCACCTCATTAGAAGAACCGCCAACCGATCTTGAGATGAAATCGTTACCATAAGGATTGGAGTATGCCTACCTGCAAGGGATGTCACAACTCCCGGTTATCATTTCATCAAGGCTGAGTAAGAAAGAGAAGGAAGCTTTGAGGAAGGTTCTTAGGTCTCATAAGAAGGCGTTTGCTTGGAAGATATCAGATATCAAAGGTATAGACTCATCGTACTGTAACCATAGGATCCACATAGAAGCAAACTCGAAGCCAGTAGTTTAGAGACATAGACGTGTAAACCCTAATATGAAGGAAGTAGTGAAGAAGGAGGTGATTTAAGTTATTAAATGCAGGAATTATCTCTCCCATCTCGGATAGCGAGTGGGTAAGCCCTATTCATTGCGTACCAAAGAAGGGAGGAATGACAGTAGTGGCTAACGAGGACAATGAGATGATAGCAACTAGGACTGTGACGGGGTGGAGAGTTTGCATAGATTATAGGAAGCTTAATGAGGCTACTAGGAAAGACCATTACCCCTTACCCTTTATGGACCAGATGTTAGAACGCTTAGCAGGGAACGAGTACTTTTGTTTTCTCGATGGATTTTCAGGGTATCTTCAGATTCCCATTCATACGGAAGACCAATCGAAGACAACATTTACTTGCCCATATGGAACTTATGCCTATAGGAAGATGCCCTTTGGACTTTGTAATGCCCTGACTACTTTTCAGAGGTATATGTGTAACAACCGccatagaaataatttaaataaatccatgatatgttctagtttcgaatatgtgctcacatgaagatctattcactcttaaatcttaaattataagacgcgtctatggtctattatgataagaatgttaggtttcaagacgtaagctattgtattcaagaaattctagtccaaaaatgttttatttagaccctacaattattagaatcattaattaagggaaaactataaaagggttagaaaaccccatttttctacttcttcaccatttccccccccccccaccatctcacctctctctttctctctaaaaacacacacatacattcaccatcttcacccacaaaaattcatcatttgattttgagttgttaacccaagatttcttgcatttttagcttccttgtgataatcaaaacatatttctagtatcgattttcaggtaatgacagcaagttttgagattttcatcaaaataaaagcttacttttcaagtgtatgttcttgatgatttggtccatttttggtgtaaaaatcgtgttaaaagttagtgggtttgtgtctaaaagtgtttagtaaccttttcgtgatcaaatttgggtcgtaaacatgttttagtcttcaaaaccctcgtttttgtttgaacagtcccaaattcgtcctaaaaacacttaaaacgaatttagtatcccagaaacgaatttaagtcttccaaaacgaagttaagcttcaaaacgaacttagcaaacaaacttaagtcctcaaacgaatttaaggtctatcttcgttcagatacaccttacgaatttaatcttcgttcagatacaccttacgaatttaatcttcgttcagctacaccttacgaatttaaaccctattttcgttagttgtagaaatcaggttttatacttagttgtaatccaagtctatcatgtacaaggaaaccctaattaaggtataatcaagacatattcgatcttgtttatcaaagtgcgagttcaaagacgttcattacgagtctagtgtatgaaaaacactgttgagtcaaacgtttaaagatctttagtgatccaaatcatcagtacatcaaggacacttagtaaataaataatcacgagaactaatacatgtatccatttATGCTCactggtttgtgattaggttgacatcaagacatacttggattcgagtagatctattttactatatctgtgcttataccctgtgcttgtagaactacgcttgtagcagatcactgtgagtcttcgtagcccctttttctttacttatttcggggtgaaaggaatactacttaagcttttatacatgccgtaactacttttactactctttggctatttgactacttgttacatattagccggtcctattgaggattgtgtgtgcttttgatactattagccggtcctattgaggattgtgtgtgctctattgatactattagccggtcctattgaggattgtgtgtgctctattgatactattagccggtcctattgaggattgtgtgtgctctattgatactattagccggtcctattgaggattgtgtgtgctctattgatactattagccggtccttttgaggattgtgtgtgctctattgatactattagccggtcctattgaggattgtgtgtgctctattgatactattagccggtcctattgaggattgtgtgtgctcgcttacttatgtgcaagttggtcactagccactacatactacttaatacttgagatctattggcggtataaaatgcttttatactacttgtttatactcaaacctacgaactcaccaacctttgtgttgactcttttaagtattcctttcaggtaatcaggctaatcgtggctaggagtggtagcatgggactattagca
This genomic window contains:
- the LOC122601240 gene encoding uncharacterized protein LOC122601240 gives rise to the protein MTHHSQTRSKPYSRIVPYLQKLRKSRVKQRGEIFKDTLYGTKVTIPFTELVRLTPGYARYIMDMIKEDRIPKDVHGIEKVKGILEKGDEFSTPKLEDPSSFVIPCKIGNKISCDCLADIGASINLMPWSMNTKLSNVALDTTMMTIKLADQTFQRRLGKTQVVIVTVGDLHFHAKFVVMNIPGDKKVPIILGRPFLNTTKAVIEVAERSITIGNDRRKLSLTMEGDPDLGKDDIGICAEEVELVDAENRTNQEIEEVLGIGSPDHPWDLGELEEDGFDGTLVQTPNNLITSLEEPPTDLEMKSLP